One Pantoea trifolii DNA segment encodes these proteins:
- a CDS encoding methyl-accepting chemotaxis protein — MLSLKNMKVGVRLGIAFGLVVALLIIVGVTSITKINNIKTGITSIVEDRYMKVRLGFDVRDGVNEQIKYLRGIVIDTTRPENNVKRYQQLADATDKTNSAMNKIKAVQVTEVGKKKIAGLLAASDKFEAEKNALLNLVHAGDADAASAYVLKSITSTQNAFLDSAVAFANSQSQQLEQEGAKIIDNGSSAIEMTLIFSAIAIAAAIVLGFMLTRSIVRPLNEAVEIAGKVAAGDLSSHIEVSGKDETAVLMQALQAMNDNLLTIVSDVRAGSDTIAVASNQISSGNIDLSSRTEQQASSLEETASAMEQMTATVKHNAENAREANQLVANTSNVAKQGGVVMEQVIEKMEAITLSSKKIVDIISVIDSIAFQTNILSLNAAVEAARAGEQGRGFAVVATEVRNLAARSASAAKEIKVLIEDSVAQVDEGSRLVTHAGSTIGEVVNSVKSVADIMSEITIASSEQSSGISEINSAITQMEAVTQQNAALVQEASAASQALQEQADRLAQSMSVFKTAAV; from the coding sequence ATGTTGAGCTTAAAAAATATGAAGGTCGGCGTCCGTCTGGGCATCGCCTTTGGTCTGGTGGTGGCACTGTTAATCATCGTCGGCGTCACGTCGATAACCAAAATTAACAACATCAAAACCGGCATTACCTCGATCGTTGAAGATCGCTACATGAAAGTCCGTCTTGGCTTTGACGTGCGCGACGGCGTGAACGAACAGATCAAATATCTGCGCGGCATCGTGATTGATACCACGCGTCCGGAAAATAACGTCAAACGTTATCAGCAATTAGCGGACGCCACTGACAAAACCAACAGCGCGATGAATAAAATCAAAGCGGTGCAGGTGACTGAAGTGGGTAAAAAGAAGATTGCCGGTCTGTTAGCCGCCAGCGACAAGTTTGAAGCGGAGAAAAATGCGCTGCTGAATCTGGTACATGCAGGCGATGCTGATGCCGCCAGCGCCTATGTACTGAAATCCATTACCAGCACGCAGAATGCCTTTCTCGATAGCGCCGTGGCGTTTGCCAACTCACAGTCACAACAGCTGGAGCAGGAAGGCGCAAAAATTATTGATAACGGCTCATCAGCCATTGAGATGACGCTGATCTTCTCTGCTATCGCCATTGCCGCCGCCATCGTGTTGGGCTTTATGCTGACGCGATCGATTGTGCGTCCGCTGAATGAAGCGGTGGAAATAGCAGGAAAAGTCGCAGCAGGCGATCTCAGTTCACATATAGAAGTGAGCGGCAAAGATGAAACGGCGGTGCTGATGCAGGCGCTGCAGGCGATGAACGACAACTTGCTGACCATCGTTTCCGATGTGCGCGCCGGTTCCGATACCATTGCCGTGGCATCAAATCAGATCTCAAGCGGCAACATCGATCTCTCGTCGCGTACCGAACAGCAGGCCAGCTCGCTGGAAGAGACCGCGTCAGCGATGGAGCAGATGACCGCCACCGTCAAGCACAACGCCGAGAACGCGCGCGAAGCCAATCAGCTGGTGGCCAATACCTCCAACGTGGCGAAGCAAGGCGGCGTAGTGATGGAACAGGTGATCGAGAAGATGGAAGCGATTACGCTCTCTTCGAAGAAGATCGTTGATATTATCAGCGTAATCGACTCTATCGCTTTCCAAACCAACATTCTTTCCCTTAACGCCGCCGTCGAAGCCGCACGCGCCGGTGAACAAGGCCGTGGCTTCGCCGTGGTGGCCACCGAAGTGCGTAATCTGGCGGCACGTTCGGCATCTGCGGCGAAAGAGATCAAGGTGTTGATCGAAGATTCAGTGGCGCAGGTAGATGAAGGTAGCCGTCTGGTGACACACGCCGGTTCAACCATCGGTGAAGTGGTTAACAGCGTGAAAAGCGTGGCGGACATCATGAGCGAAATCACCATTGCCAGCAGCGAGCAGAGCAGCGGTATCAGCGAGATCAACTCGGCGATTACGCAGATGGAAGCGGTAACGCAGCAGAACGCCGCGTTGGTGCAGGAAGCCTCAGCGGCGTCGCAGGCGTTGCAGGAACAGGCCGATCGTCTGGCGCAGTCAATGAGTGTGTTTAAAACGGCGGCGGTGTAA
- a CDS encoding chemotaxis protein: MDNFQKEIDERANLALSNKFELLLFRLGSDQLKGKSELYGINVFKLREIVPMPTITRAAGMQSPLLGMASIRGQFIPVIDLPAVTGCKPETGLNLLLVTEYARSTQAFAVESVENIVRLDWSQVHTAEAGIGSRNITSIACLDTDGQSNNLAMVLDVEQILYDIIPSVRGVEPSAETAKDFNLKPGQVAIVAEDSKVARQLLEQGLKSMGIPAIMHNTGLEAWIKINEMQKEAAANGESIHDKIALVLTDLEMPEMDGFTLTRNIKRDNNLRQIPVVIHSSLSGSANEDHVRKVGADGYVAKFEINELSNVIHGVLKKPR; the protein is encoded by the coding sequence ATGGATAATTTTCAGAAAGAGATCGATGAACGCGCCAACCTTGCGCTTTCCAATAAATTCGAACTGCTGTTGTTCCGACTGGGTTCCGATCAGCTGAAAGGCAAATCTGAGCTGTACGGCATCAACGTGTTTAAACTGCGTGAAATCGTGCCGATGCCAACCATCACCCGCGCTGCGGGCATGCAATCGCCGCTGCTCGGCATGGCGAGTATTCGCGGCCAGTTTATTCCGGTTATCGATCTGCCTGCCGTGACCGGTTGCAAACCGGAAACCGGCCTTAACCTGCTGCTGGTGACCGAATATGCGCGCAGCACTCAGGCGTTTGCCGTGGAATCGGTGGAGAACATTGTGCGTCTCGACTGGAGCCAGGTGCATACCGCTGAAGCGGGCATCGGCAGCCGCAACATCACCAGCATCGCTTGTCTGGATACCGATGGTCAGAGCAACAATCTGGCGATGGTGCTGGACGTTGAGCAGATTCTGTATGACATCATTCCTTCCGTGCGCGGCGTTGAGCCGAGCGCAGAGACCGCCAAAGACTTCAATCTGAAGCCAGGTCAGGTAGCGATTGTGGCGGAAGATTCCAAAGTGGCGCGTCAGCTGCTGGAGCAAGGCCTGAAAAGCATGGGCATCCCGGCGATTATGCACAACACCGGTCTTGAAGCCTGGATCAAAATTAACGAGATGCAGAAAGAAGCCGCAGCCAACGGTGAATCGATCCACGACAAGATCGCGCTGGTGCTGACCGATCTCGAAATGCCGGAAATGGATGGCTTTACCTTAACGCGCAACATCAAGCGCGATAACAATCTGCGTCAGATTCCGGTGGTGATTCACTCATCGCTCTCCGGCAGCGCCAACGAAGATCACGTGCGTAAAGTCGGTGCCGATGGTTACGTAGCGAAGTTCGAAATCAACGAGCTGTCGAATGTGATTCACGGCGTGCTGAAAAAGCCGCGTTAA
- the dbpA gene encoding ATP-dependent RNA helicase DbpA: MTAFSTLTQLPASQLDNLREMGFDAMTPIQAASLPAILEGRDVRAQAKTGSGKTAAFGVGLLNRIDNSQFHTQALILCPTRELADQVSNVLRQLARFTRNIKILTLCGGQPMSAQRDSLVHAPHIVVGTPGRLLDHLKRDNLDLSQLQTLVLDEADRMLEMGFRDDMEAIIGFTPETRQTLLFSATWPDTIASLSQRFQRDALAVATEDKTELPTIEQQFIEASAKERHSLLGALLSQQQPASCVVFCNTKRECDDVAAALNERDISALALHGDLEQRDRERVLIRFANGSIRVLIATDVAARGLDIKSLALVVNFQLAWDPEVHIHRIGRTGRAGEKGLAVSFVAPDEMVRANALEEYLQQKLNWVSSSTLKGTSAKSLPATKMTLCIDGGRKAKIRPGDILGALTGEAGFSGDQIGKIDMTATHAYVAIDAAQAKKALIKLKEGKIKGKSVRAILLK; the protein is encoded by the coding sequence GTGACTGCTTTTTCTACCCTGACGCAACTGCCCGCCAGCCAACTCGATAACCTGCGCGAGATGGGTTTCGACGCCATGACGCCGATTCAGGCCGCTTCCCTGCCCGCGATTCTGGAAGGGCGCGACGTGCGTGCGCAGGCGAAAACCGGCAGTGGCAAAACCGCCGCCTTTGGCGTGGGTTTGCTGAACCGCATCGATAACAGCCAGTTTCACACCCAGGCGCTGATTCTGTGCCCGACGCGTGAACTGGCCGATCAGGTCAGTAACGTGCTGCGCCAGCTGGCGCGTTTTACGCGCAATATCAAAATTCTGACGCTGTGCGGCGGCCAGCCAATGAGCGCGCAGCGCGATTCCTTAGTGCATGCGCCCCACATTGTGGTCGGCACGCCGGGCCGTTTGCTCGATCACCTGAAGCGCGACAACCTCGATCTCAGCCAGCTGCAAACGCTGGTGCTGGATGAAGCCGATCGCATGCTGGAGATGGGCTTTCGCGACGATATGGAAGCGATCATCGGCTTTACGCCGGAAACGCGCCAGACGCTGCTGTTCTCTGCGACCTGGCCGGATACCATCGCCAGCCTCAGCCAGCGTTTTCAGCGCGATGCGCTGGCGGTCGCCACCGAAGATAAAACCGAGTTACCAACCATTGAGCAGCAGTTTATTGAAGCCAGTGCCAAAGAGCGTCACAGCCTACTCGGTGCGCTGCTCAGCCAGCAGCAACCGGCCTCCTGCGTGGTGTTCTGTAACACCAAGCGCGAGTGTGACGACGTGGCCGCCGCGCTCAACGAACGTGATATCAGTGCGTTAGCGCTGCATGGCGATCTCGAGCAGCGCGATCGTGAGCGCGTGCTGATTCGCTTCGCCAACGGCAGCATCCGCGTATTGATCGCCACCGATGTCGCCGCGCGCGGTTTGGATATCAAGTCGCTGGCGCTGGTGGTGAATTTCCAGCTGGCGTGGGATCCGGAAGTGCACATTCACCGTATCGGCCGCACCGGTCGTGCGGGTGAGAAAGGTCTGGCGGTGAGCTTTGTCGCCCCCGATGAAATGGTGCGCGCCAATGCGCTGGAAGAGTATCTGCAGCAGAAGCTTAACTGGGTTTCCTCCAGCACGCTGAAAGGCACCAGCGCCAAATCGCTGCCGGCGACCAAAATGACGCTGTGCATTGATGGTGGCCGCAAAGCCAAAATCCGTCCCGGCGATATTCTGGGTGCCTTGACCGGCGAAGCCGGTTTCAGCGGCGATCAGATCGGCAAGATCGATATGACGGCCACGCACGCCTATGTAGCTATCGACGCCGCTCAGGCGAAGAAAGCGCTGATCAAGCTGAAAGAGGGCAAGATCAAAGGTAAAAGCGTGCGCGCCATTCTGTTGAAATAA
- a CDS encoding amidohydrolase family protein, producing MQLTSPSRREFLSLTAAGSLLAAGISYAAPASPLLANSPQPHTPPPRVAHYQLLNVRLEEDFERDGKEVIATRTALYDITIKDGTFAAMDAAGKARNAALPQWDANGALLLPRTRDMHIHLDKTFYGGPWEAPRPRQGKTIMDMIAREQVLIPQLLPTSQARAEGIIGLLHSKGTTEARSHCNIDPVSGLKSLEHLKLALANHPEFPCEIVAFPQHGLLHSKVDGLMREAMQMGVQFVGGLDPTNVDGAMQASLDAMFQIALDFQRGVDIHLHETSPSGVAAIQYMIDTIAKNPQLKGKVTLSHGFALGTLEGKALDQMIAGMAEQQMSVASTIPIGKLTMPLPQLQAAGITVMTGTDSVIDHWSPFGTGSMLEKANLYAQLYRGSDEFGLSRALHIATGGILPLSNQGERQWPKVNDEASMMLVEASCSAEAVARISPVRATFHRGLPVFSA from the coding sequence ATGCAACTAACCTCTCCCAGCCGTCGCGAATTCCTTAGCCTGACCGCCGCCGGTAGCCTGCTGGCCGCCGGCATCAGCTACGCCGCGCCCGCTTCACCGCTGCTCGCCAACAGCCCGCAGCCGCACACGCCACCGCCGCGCGTTGCGCATTATCAACTGCTCAACGTACGCCTCGAAGAGGACTTTGAGCGCGACGGTAAAGAGGTGATCGCCACGCGCACCGCGCTGTACGACATCACCATCAAAGACGGCACTTTTGCGGCAATGGATGCCGCAGGCAAAGCGCGCAACGCCGCCTTGCCACAGTGGGATGCCAACGGCGCCCTGCTGCTGCCGCGCACCCGCGATATGCATATCCATCTCGATAAAACCTTTTACGGTGGCCCGTGGGAAGCGCCGCGTCCGCGCCAGGGCAAAACCATCATGGATATGATTGCGCGCGAACAGGTGCTGATCCCGCAACTGCTGCCGACCTCGCAGGCGCGAGCGGAAGGGATCATTGGTTTGCTGCACAGCAAAGGCACCACCGAAGCGCGCAGCCACTGCAACATCGATCCGGTTAGCGGCCTGAAAAGCCTTGAGCACCTCAAGCTGGCGCTGGCGAATCATCCGGAATTCCCGTGTGAAATCGTTGCCTTCCCGCAGCACGGTTTGCTGCACTCGAAGGTCGATGGCTTGATGCGTGAAGCGATGCAGATGGGTGTGCAGTTTGTCGGCGGGCTCGATCCCACCAACGTGGATGGCGCGATGCAGGCGTCGCTGGATGCGATGTTCCAGATCGCCCTTGATTTCCAGCGCGGCGTGGATATCCATCTGCATGAAACCTCGCCATCCGGCGTGGCGGCGATTCAGTACATGATCGATACCATCGCGAAAAACCCGCAGCTCAAGGGCAAAGTGACGCTGAGCCACGGCTTTGCGCTTGGCACGCTGGAAGGCAAAGCGCTGGATCAGATGATTGCAGGCATGGCCGAGCAGCAGATGAGCGTGGCCTCGACCATTCCAATTGGCAAACTGACCATGCCGCTGCCGCAGTTGCAGGCGGCGGGCATCACGGTGATGACCGGCACCGACAGCGTGATCGATCACTGGTCACCGTTTGGCACCGGCAGCATGCTGGAAAAAGCTAATTTGTACGCGCAGCTGTATCGCGGTTCCGATGAGTTTGGCTTGAGCCGCGCGCTGCATATCGCCACCGGCGGGATTTTGCCGCTGTCGAATCAGGGCGAGCGACAATGGCCGAAGGTCAACGATGAAGCCAGCATGATGCTGGTCGAGGCCAGCTGCTCCGCCGAAGCCGTCGCCCGCATCTCCCCGGTACGCGCCACCTTCCACCGCGGGTTGCCCGTATTCAGCGCCTGA
- a CDS encoding LysR family transcriptional regulator — protein MNRQPMFTPQQLLSFVAVCETASFTRAADRVHLSQSTVSQQVRRLEEMIGKPLLQRTSHQVALTEEGEKLLGYARRIIALNGEAHDVLSDKWRDGVLRLGVPEDFAAPTAGLLAEFSREHPQLRLDVMSGIYVDLHRAWQREELDIMLIKQPGGERPLAARPEPLLWLDSAAHPCFEQTPVPLVVFPQLGLYREEMAQTLDSLGRSWRISYSSASLVALASASAAGLGLTLLPASCRLPEHRVLGEADGLPSINHFELALFCRAPQDDLQQALAAALVTFCQLQWQ, from the coding sequence ATGAATCGTCAGCCGATGTTTACCCCGCAGCAACTGCTGAGTTTTGTGGCGGTGTGCGAAACCGCCAGCTTTACCCGCGCCGCCGATCGCGTGCATCTGTCGCAATCCACCGTCAGCCAGCAGGTACGTCGGCTGGAAGAGATGATTGGCAAACCGCTGCTGCAGCGCACGTCGCATCAGGTGGCGCTCACCGAAGAGGGCGAGAAGCTGCTGGGCTATGCGCGCCGCATCATCGCGCTGAACGGCGAAGCGCACGACGTGCTGAGCGATAAATGGCGCGACGGCGTGTTGCGCCTCGGCGTGCCGGAAGATTTCGCCGCGCCAACCGCCGGCTTGCTGGCCGAATTTAGCCGCGAACATCCGCAACTGCGCCTCGATGTGATGAGCGGCATTTATGTCGATCTGCATCGCGCCTGGCAGCGCGAGGAGCTGGATATCATGCTGATCAAACAGCCGGGCGGCGAACGTCCGCTGGCTGCGCGGCCCGAACCGCTGCTGTGGCTAGACAGCGCCGCACATCCCTGCTTTGAGCAAACGCCAGTGCCGCTGGTGGTATTCCCGCAGCTCGGTTTGTATCGTGAAGAGATGGCGCAGACGCTGGATAGCCTCGGCCGCAGCTGGCGCATCAGCTACAGCAGCGCCAGTTTGGTGGCGCTCGCCAGCGCCAGCGCCGCCGGATTGGGCTTAACGCTGCTGCCCGCCAGCTGCCGCTTGCCTGAACATCGCGTATTAGGTGAAGCCGATGGTTTGCCCAGCATCAACCATTTTGAACTGGCGCTGTTTTGCCGTGCGCCGCAGGACGATCTACAGCAGGCGTTAGCCGCCGCGCTGGTGACCTTTTGTCAGTTGCAATGGCAGTGA
- a CDS encoding cyanate transporter, which yields MNRHYDGLTLGALVLAGLNMRPLLTSISPLLGQLRQTMGLSSLAASLLPAVPMVMMGAVALLSASLMQRVPLQRLLLAGLTLLLLALAARGVIHSGSWLVVSALFGGLGVGVVQMAMPGLIRQRFAQRSAPVTGLWAGALMGGGGLGAALSPWLSDHFGWSLALTGWALPVLLAIGLWLYVRVPTAASTKNVALPSLWRTPRAWTLAISFGLVNGGYATCVAWLPDAYHHLGWSAQAGGSLLGAMILCQVAGALLMPLLARKADRRPQLIISLVCQLIGMSGFLFAPLFAPWLWAAIAGFGLGAAFPLAMVLALDHLPHPQAGARLVAFMQGAGFIIAGCMPFIAGQLQALTHSFSSVWLMQTAVTVGLIVLNLRFHPRSYGRAFGRTTA from the coding sequence ATGAATCGACATTATGACGGATTAACGCTCGGCGCTTTGGTGTTGGCTGGGCTGAATATGCGACCGTTACTCACTTCTATTAGTCCATTACTCGGCCAGCTTCGCCAGACGATGGGACTCTCTTCACTGGCGGCCTCGCTGCTGCCTGCGGTACCGATGGTGATGATGGGCGCGGTCGCGCTGCTGAGCGCTTCGCTGATGCAGCGCGTGCCGCTGCAACGCTTACTGCTGGCAGGATTGACGCTGCTGCTGCTGGCGCTGGCGGCGCGTGGCGTGATCCACAGCGGCAGTTGGCTGGTGGTTAGCGCGCTGTTTGGCGGGCTCGGCGTGGGCGTGGTGCAAATGGCGATGCCGGGCCTGATTCGTCAGCGCTTTGCGCAGCGCAGCGCGCCGGTCACCGGATTATGGGCCGGCGCGCTGATGGGCGGCGGCGGTTTGGGGGCGGCGTTATCGCCGTGGCTCAGCGATCATTTTGGCTGGTCGCTGGCGCTGACCGGCTGGGCGCTGCCGGTGCTGCTGGCGATTGGATTGTGGCTTTACGTGCGCGTGCCCACCGCCGCCAGCACGAAAAACGTTGCGCTGCCGTCGCTGTGGCGCACGCCACGCGCCTGGACGCTGGCGATCAGTTTTGGCCTGGTGAACGGCGGTTACGCCACCTGCGTTGCCTGGCTGCCGGATGCTTATCATCATCTTGGCTGGTCGGCACAGGCTGGCGGATCGCTGCTTGGCGCGATGATTCTGTGTCAGGTTGCGGGTGCGCTGCTGATGCCACTGCTGGCGCGCAAGGCGGATCGGCGTCCGCAGCTGATTATCAGCCTGGTTTGCCAGCTGATCGGCATGAGCGGCTTTCTGTTTGCTCCGCTGTTCGCGCCGTGGTTGTGGGCGGCGATTGCCGGATTTGGACTGGGCGCGGCGTTTCCGCTGGCGATGGTGTTGGCGCTCGATCACCTGCCGCATCCGCAGGCCGGTGCGCGGCTGGTGGCGTTTATGCAGGGCGCAGGTTTTATCATCGCGGGTTGCATGCCGTTTATCGCCGGTCAGCTGCAGGCATTAACCCACAGTTTCTCCAGCGTCTGGCTGATGCAGACGGCGGTGACGGTTGGGCTGATCGTGCTGAATCTGCGCTTTCACCCGCGCAGTTATGGTCGGGCCTTTGGCCGGACTACGGCGTAA
- the lldR gene encoding transcriptional regulator LldR, with amino-acid sequence MTENTLRARLCAWITEHQLEPGMRLPSERALAAEFGSSRSSLREAIQQLISSGVLISKRGGGTWLRQPPQPWSEQRIVEPIRQLLAEDPDYRYDILEARHAIEASTAWHAALRATESDKEKLSFAFDALLKIKHSDDADLAAQADLRFHLAIAEASHNVVLLQTMRGFFDLLQSSVLHSRQRMYTQPVIFNRLNEQHQAIFDAVMAGDAEAARQAAMDHLGFVHTTMKTLHEDEARQARITRLPGHP; translated from the coding sequence ATGACGGAAAACACGCTGCGGGCGCGGCTCTGCGCCTGGATCACAGAGCACCAGCTGGAGCCGGGCATGCGGCTGCCGTCCGAACGCGCGCTGGCGGCGGAGTTCGGTTCGTCGCGTTCGTCACTGCGCGAGGCGATCCAGCAACTGATCAGCAGCGGCGTGTTAATCAGTAAACGCGGTGGCGGCACCTGGCTGCGTCAGCCGCCGCAGCCGTGGTCGGAACAGCGTATCGTTGAGCCAATTCGTCAGCTGCTGGCGGAGGATCCTGATTATCGCTATGACATTCTCGAAGCGCGCCACGCGATAGAAGCCAGCACCGCGTGGCATGCGGCGTTGCGCGCCACCGAATCGGATAAAGAGAAGCTGAGCTTCGCCTTTGATGCGCTGCTGAAGATTAAGCACAGCGACGATGCCGATCTCGCGGCGCAGGCCGATCTGCGTTTTCATCTCGCCATCGCCGAAGCCTCGCATAACGTGGTGCTGCTGCAGACCATGCGCGGCTTTTTCGATCTGCTGCAATCTTCGGTGCTGCACAGTCGCCAGCGCATGTATACCCAACCGGTGATTTTCAATCGTCTTAACGAACAGCATCAGGCGATATTTGATGCGGTGATGGCCGGTGACGCTGAAGCGGCGCGCCAGGCAGCGATGGATCACCTCGGTTTTGTTCACACCACCATGAAAACCCTGCATGAAGATGAGGCGCGCCAGGCGCGCATTACGCGTCTGCCGGGCCACCCATGA
- the lldD gene encoding FMN-dependent L-lactate dehydrogenase LldD translates to MIISAASDYRAAAQRILPPFLFHYLDGGAYAEHTLKRNVADLSDVALRQRVLKNMSELSLETKLFNETLSMPVALAPVGLCGMYARRGEVQAARAAALKGIPFTLSTVSVCPIEEVAPAINRPMWFQLYVLRDRGFMRNALERAKAAGCTTLVFTVDMPTPGARYRDAHSGMSGPNAPLRRYWQAATHPQWAWDVGLHGRPHDLGNISTYLGKPTGLEDYIGWLANNFDPSISWKDLEWIREFWDGPMVIKGILDAEDARDAVRFGADGIVVSNHGGRQLDGVLSSARALPAIADAVKGDITILADSGIRSGLDVVRMIALGADSVLLGRAFVYALATHGQRGVENLLNLIEKEMKVAMTLTGAKSIKEITQASLVQANALLSEAGLSPARPRAVS, encoded by the coding sequence ATGATCATTTCTGCTGCCAGTGACTATCGCGCCGCGGCGCAACGCATCTTGCCACCGTTCTTGTTTCACTATCTGGATGGCGGCGCCTACGCCGAGCACACGCTGAAGCGCAATGTCGCCGATCTCTCTGACGTGGCACTGCGCCAGCGCGTGCTGAAGAACATGTCGGAACTGAGCCTCGAAACCAAACTGTTCAACGAAACGCTATCGATGCCGGTGGCATTGGCACCGGTCGGCTTATGCGGCATGTATGCGCGACGTGGCGAAGTGCAGGCGGCGCGCGCGGCGGCGCTGAAAGGGATTCCGTTTACGCTCTCCACCGTGTCGGTTTGCCCCATCGAAGAAGTGGCGCCGGCCATCAATCGTCCGATGTGGTTCCAGCTCTACGTGCTGCGCGATCGCGGTTTTATGCGCAATGCGCTGGAGCGCGCCAAAGCCGCTGGCTGTACCACGCTGGTGTTCACCGTCGATATGCCGACGCCGGGCGCACGCTACCGTGATGCGCACTCCGGCATGAGCGGCCCCAATGCGCCGCTGCGTCGTTACTGGCAGGCGGCAACGCATCCGCAATGGGCGTGGGACGTCGGTTTACATGGCCGTCCGCACGATCTCGGCAATATCTCCACCTATCTCGGCAAACCGACCGGGCTGGAAGATTACATCGGCTGGCTGGCGAACAACTTCGATCCGTCGATTTCCTGGAAAGACCTGGAGTGGATTCGTGAATTCTGGGATGGCCCGATGGTGATCAAAGGCATCCTTGATGCGGAAGATGCGCGCGATGCGGTACGTTTTGGTGCCGATGGCATTGTGGTGTCGAATCACGGCGGGCGTCAGCTGGATGGCGTGCTGTCGTCGGCGCGCGCGTTGCCGGCAATTGCCGATGCGGTGAAAGGCGATATCACTATTCTCGCCGACAGCGGCATTCGCAGCGGGTTGGATGTGGTGCGCATGATTGCGCTCGGAGCCGACAGCGTGCTGCTGGGACGCGCGTTTGTCTATGCGCTGGCAACGCACGGTCAGCGCGGCGTTGAAAATCTGCTCAATTTGATTGAGAAAGAGATGAAAGTGGCGATGACGCTGACCGGTGCGAAATCGATCAAAGAGATTACTCAGGCTTCGCTGGTGCAGGCTAACGCGCTGCTGAGCGAGGCGGGCTTGAGTCCGGCGCGTCCTCGCGCGGTGAGCTAA
- a CDS encoding OsmC family protein yields MTIHKKGSAHWEGDIKGKGTVSTESGVLSNQPYGFNTRFEGEKGTNPEELIGAAHAACFSMALSLMLGNEGHPPTSIDTTADVSLDKKGDGFAITKIALTSAIVLPGIDEAKFDEIIQKAKAGCPVSQVLNAEITLDYTLNK; encoded by the coding sequence ATGACCATTCATAAGAAAGGATCGGCCCATTGGGAAGGCGACATTAAAGGCAAAGGTACGGTAAGTACGGAAAGCGGCGTGTTGAGCAATCAACCTTACGGTTTCAATACTCGTTTTGAAGGCGAGAAGGGCACCAACCCGGAAGAGCTGATTGGTGCCGCACATGCCGCGTGTTTCTCCATGGCATTGTCATTGATGTTGGGCAATGAAGGGCATCCGCCTACAAGCATTGATACCACCGCTGATGTGTCGCTGGATAAAAAGGGCGACGGGTTTGCCATTACCAAAATCGCGCTGACCAGCGCCATCGTCTTGCCGGGTATTGATGAGGCGAAGTTTGATGAGATTATCCAGAAAGCCAAAGCGGGCTGCCCGGTCTCTCAGGTACTGAATGCTGAAATCACGCTCGACTACACGCTGAATAAATAA
- the yniD gene encoding small membrane protein YniD, protein MAKKLAATKHWKMIVVLLCICGALMLIRWAAMIWG, encoded by the coding sequence GTGGCAAAAAAACTGGCTGCAACCAAACACTGGAAAATGATCGTGGTGCTGTTGTGCATCTGCGGGGCGCTGATGCTGATTCGCTGGGCGGCGATGATATGGGGATGA
- a CDS encoding winged helix-turn-helix transcriptional regulator produces MAEIDGNSLRDVGKTRPVLEHITNKWSILILTVLCTKPSRFNEIRRRLDGITHKALADALKRLERNGLVNREVLNTAPIGVEYSLTPLAQTLQQPFIALYDWALEHGPSLERAQEEYDRTHADEPA; encoded by the coding sequence ATGGCGGAGATCGACGGTAACAGCTTGAGAGATGTAGGAAAAACCCGGCCGGTGCTGGAGCACATCACCAATAAATGGTCGATTTTAATTCTCACCGTGCTTTGTACTAAGCCGTCGCGTTTTAACGAGATTCGTCGTCGGTTGGATGGCATCACCCATAAAGCGTTGGCGGATGCGTTAAAGCGGCTGGAGCGCAATGGGCTGGTGAATCGTGAAGTGTTAAACACAGCGCCAATCGGTGTGGAATACAGCCTGACGCCACTGGCGCAGACGCTGCAACAACCGTTTATCGCGCTGTATGACTGGGCGCTGGAGCATGGCCCATCACTGGAACGCGCGCAGGAAGAGTACGATCGCACCCACGCAGATGAGCCAGCGTAG